The Micromonospora siamensis genome contains the following window.
GAGTTGACCGAGACGCTGACGCTCAGCCAGCTCGACGTGGTCGACCGGGTGCTCAGCCGGTTGCGGGACGCCGGGGTGCGGCTCGCCCTCGACGACTTCGGCACCGGCTACTCCTCCCTGTCGCTGCTCTCCCGCATCCCGGTGCACGAGCTGAAGATCGACCGCAGCTTCGTCGACGCGATGGCGACCTCCACGGAGGCGGCCGCCGTGATCCGCTCGACCCTCGACCTCGGCCGCAGCCTGCAGCTGGACGTGGTCGCCGAGGGGGTGGAGAACGAACCGCAGCGGCACGCGCTCTGGGAGCTGGGCTGCGGCTCCGGGCAGGGCCATCTCTTCGCCCGACCACTGCCCGCCGGTGCGCTGCTCGCCGCGCTGCGCCGGGGCTCCGGTGGCCGACCGGGTCTGCTGGCCCCGCCGCTGCACGACGCCGGGGCGGTGATCCGCCTGCCCGGACGGCGATCCGGCGGTCCACGGAGCCGGGCGGCCGGCACCTCGAACCTCCCCGGCTGAACCCGGCCCTCCATCGGATTCCCCGGTTGCCGCAGATCGCGCTGATCATGGGCGGTGGCGTCGGGGCGGTCTGCCAGACTTGCCCGCGTGACCGTCGCCCCCACCCAACCCATCGCCGGCCCGGACCGTTGGCGGCGGCTCGATTCCGCTGGCGGCGGCCTCGCCCTCGACCTCACTCTCTACGCGGTCTCCGCCGTCTTCGCGGCGGTCACCGCCGTCACCTCCACGCTGCCTCCGCACCGCGCCTGGGGCGCCGTCGCCACCGCCGGTTACCTGGCCGTGGCGCTCATGGCCGCCGGTCAGCTGCTGCTCCGCCGCCGCCAACCCGGATCGCCACTGGTCGGCGACCGGGCCCGCTGGGCGGTAACCGCGGTCGCCTGGGCCGGCACCGCCCTGCTGCCCCTGGTGGTGCAGAGCGTCCAACGGGCCGCCGGGCGCAGCGACCGCGCACAGGAGGAGGTGCTGGTCGTCGAGCACGCTGGCGAGCGGCTCGCCACCGACGGCACCCCCTACCTGGGGCACGACGCCATCGCCGCGCTCCCCGCCGACGAGCGGCTCCTCGGCTACACCCCGTACCAGCCGGGCATGGCCCTGTTCGGGCTGCCCCGGGCCGCCGTCGACGTTTGGTGGACCGACTCGCGGGCCTGGTTCGCGCTGGTCACGGCGGTGGTCCTCGCCCTGGCGGTGGTCGTCGTGCGCCGCGCCGGCCAGCCCCTGGACCGGCCCGGCGGCGACCTGTTGCTGCGCGGGGTGCAGGCCGCCACCGTCCTGCCGGTCAGCGCGCTCACCCTCGCCACCGGCGGTGACGACCTTCCCGTCCTCGCGCTCTGCCTGCTGGCCCTCGCCTACGCCGCCTCCGGGCGACCCGGCGCGTCCGGCATGGCCGTCGGCGCGGCCGGCGCCCTGAAGCTCTTCGCCTGGCCGGTCGCCGTGGTCCTGCTCTGCTGGGCCGTCACCCGCCGGGCCGCCGGCCGGTTCACCGTCGGTGCCCTCGGCCTGCCGCTGCTCGCTCTCGTCCCGCCGCTGCTCGTCGACCGCGACGCCCTGGTGGAGAACGTGCTCCGCTTTCCCCTCGGCCACGGCCTGGTGACCAGCCCCGCCGCATCCCCCTTCCCCGGCCACCTGATCGCCGGCGCGTTGCCCGCCGGCCGGGTCGTCGCCGCGGTGCTGCTGGTGGCCGCCGGAGCGGCCATCGCCGTCCGGCTCGTCCGCCGCCCGCCCCGCACCGCCACCGCCGCCGCCCTCATCTGCGGGTACGGACTGCTCGCCGCGATCCTGCTGATGCCCTCCACCCGGTTCGGCTACCTGCTCTACCCGCTCGCCCTGCTGGCCTGGGCACCCGCACTGGCCCGCGAACCAGCCGCCCGGTTCCCCCGACTCGGGGGCACGGACCGGCAACAGGGCGTAGACCTGGAGGCATGAGCACCTACCGCGATCGTGAGGACGCCGGCAGCCAGCTCGCCGACCGGCTCACCGCTCTGACCGGGCAGTCCGACGTCATCGTGCTCGGCCTGGTCCGCGGCGGCGTACCTGTCGCCCGGGTGGTGGCCGAACGCCTCGGCGCCCCGCTCGACATCCTCGTCGTCCGCAAGTTGGGCATGCCCTGGGCGCCCGAGGTGGCCTTCGGTGCGCTCGGTCCCGGTGGGGTACGCGTCCTCAACGACCTGGTCGCCGCTCGGCTCGACGCCGACGCCGTCGCCGACGTGCAGCGCCGCGAGCAGGCCGAGCTGGACCGCCGCGAAGCGCGCTACCGGGCCGGCCGCCCTCCGCTCGACCTCACCGGCCGCACCGCCGTCATCGTCGACGACGGGCTCGCCACCGGCGCCACCGCCCGGGCCGCCGTCCAGGTGGCCCGGCAACTCGGCGCGCACCGGGTGATCGTCGCCGTGCCGGTCGGCGCCCAGGAGGCGTACGAGATGCTCGCCGCCGAGGCCGACCAGGTGGTCTGCGCCCAGAAACCGCCGGAGTTCGGCGCGGTCAGCGCCTACTACGACGACTTCCACGAGGTCTCCGACGACGAGGTGACCGACGCGCTGGCGGCAGTCGGGTGACCCGGCCGGGTACCTTCGGGTAATGCAGCTCACCTGTCCCAAGTGTCACGGAGACATGCGCCAGTACGAGCGCAGCGGAGTCGTCATCGACCAGTGCACCGAGTGCCGGG
Protein-coding sequences here:
- a CDS encoding phosphoribosyltransferase — protein: MSTYRDREDAGSQLADRLTALTGQSDVIVLGLVRGGVPVARVVAERLGAPLDILVVRKLGMPWAPEVAFGALGPGGVRVLNDLVAARLDADAVADVQRREQAELDRREARYRAGRPPLDLTGRTAVIVDDGLATGATARAAVQVARQLGAHRVIVAVPVGAQEAYEMLAAEADQVVCAQKPPEFGAVSAYYDDFHEVSDDEVTDALAAVG
- a CDS encoding glycosyltransferase 87 family protein, coding for MTVAPTQPIAGPDRWRRLDSAGGGLALDLTLYAVSAVFAAVTAVTSTLPPHRAWGAVATAGYLAVALMAAGQLLLRRRQPGSPLVGDRARWAVTAVAWAGTALLPLVVQSVQRAAGRSDRAQEEVLVVEHAGERLATDGTPYLGHDAIAALPADERLLGYTPYQPGMALFGLPRAAVDVWWTDSRAWFALVTAVVLALAVVVVRRAGQPLDRPGGDLLLRGVQAATVLPVSALTLATGGDDLPVLALCLLALAYAASGRPGASGMAVGAAGALKLFAWPVAVVLLCWAVTRRAAGRFTVGALGLPLLALVPPLLVDRDALVENVLRFPLGHGLVTSPAASPFPGHLIAGALPAGRVVAAVLLVAAGAAIAVRLVRRPPRTATAAALICGYGLLAAILLMPSTRFGYLLYPLALLAWAPALAREPAARFPRLGGTDRQQGVDLEA